In one window of Musa acuminata AAA Group cultivar baxijiao chromosome BXJ3-2, Cavendish_Baxijiao_AAA, whole genome shotgun sequence DNA:
- the LOC135631788 gene encoding receptor-like serine/threonine-protein kinase At2g45590 yields MPSRPPPAAEPPGPHRTNHNHHHHHHRHVIPIAAIGGAAVVLTVTLVVLLYRRFARGSPTPTAPSPPPPPAGPLRRFTYAQLRRATASFAPSLRLGQGGFGPVFRGALPSGEEVAVKLMDSCGSLQGEREFHNELALAANILAVPSYAAAVVPTIGFCSDDDGRHRRWWPWWRRREAEEPLELSEAAAAAAPPGRKLLLVYELMHNGSLQDALLDRRCPELMDWQRRFAVVLDVARGLHFLHAVCDPAVIHGDIKPSNILLDAHLSAKIGDFGLARLRSTATEDHLPTEEEIKVDIDLDKHAVNDSKTSGKERKKDSVTVGGQDDASAVTMGETAESITTTTTGFEEQTPNAGANGIATTDRSAEEDEDFMVASPATAVDVASVSEAGAGFDRVSVDSGKDASASRKGCGKKKAGASSGKDWWWRQDINGGGPNSESGGSVKDYVMEWIRSEIKKERPKSDWVTASTATAVEECLPKPSNGGRSERKKSHRRMEWWASLDEEKPKKKEKSRPAREWWREEFCEELMKKQKRQPMAKSKSSHEWWQNDDDFASPSEKSNRRKKNRSYSRGSRSSIDWWMDRISGEIRPTGRRSSRDWASGDIPKSGTVSSTPSMRGTVCYVAPEYGGGGPLSEKCDVYSFGVLLLVIISGRRPLQVTASPMSEFERANLISWARHLAHLGRLLELADPCLRCVDKEQALLCVTVALLCLQRSPARRPSSKEILGMLTGESEPPHLPLEFSPSPPGGFSFKSRKKAR; encoded by the coding sequence ATGCCTTCCCGTCCGCCGCCGGCGGCGGAACCGCCGGGTCCCCACCGGACCAACCAcaaccaccaccatcaccaccaccgccACGTCATTCCCATAGCGGCCATCGGAGGTGCCGCCGTCGTCCTGACCGTCACCCTGGTGGTGCTCCTCTATCGCCGTTTCGCCCGTGGCAGCCCCACCCCCACCGCCCCTTCGCCCCCGCCGCCCCCCGCTGGCCCGCTCCGTCGGTTTACCTACGCCCAGCTCCGGCGCGCCACCGCCTCCTTCGCCCCTTCTCTCCGCCTCGGACAGGGCGGCTTCGGCCCCGTCTTCCGCGGCGCCCTCCCGTCCGGCGAGGAGGTCGCCGTCAAGCTCATGGACTCTTGCGGTTCCCTCCAGGGTGAGCGCGAGTTCCACAACGAGCTCGCTCTCGCCGCCAATATCCTCGCTGTCCCATCCTACGCCGCCGCCGTCGTCCCGACCATCGGCTTCTGCTCCGACGACGATGGCCGACACCGGCGTTGGTGGCCTTGGTGGAGGCGGCGGGAGGCAGAAGAGCCACTGGAGCTCTCGgaagccgccgctgccgccgcgccGCCCGGTCGGAAGCTTCTCCTGGTCTACGAGCTGATGCACAACGGAAGCCTCCAGGACGCGCTGTTGGACCGCCGGTGCCCGGAGCTGATGGACTGGCAGCGGCGGTTCGCGGTGGTGCTCGACGTCGCCCGCGGCCTCCACTTCCTCCACGCTGTCTGCGATCCAGCGGTGATACACGGCGATATCAAGCCTAGCAACATCCTCCTTGACGCTCACCTCTCGGCCAAGATCGGCGACTTCGGCCTCGCCCGGCTTAGATCCACCGCGACGGAGGATCACCTCCCTACCGAGGAGGAAATCAAAGTCGACATCGATCTAGACAAGCACGCGGTGAACGATTCGAAAACGTCAggaaaggagagaaagaaagacTCGGTGACCGTAGGAGGGCAGGATGACGCCTCGGCCGTGACCATGGGAGAGACGGCGGAGAGCATAACAACGACTACGACTGGGTTCGAGGAGCAAACTCCGAACGCTGGGGCGAATGGCATCGCCACCACCGACAGATCGgcggaggaagatgaggatttcaTGGTGGCATCGCCAGCTACCGCCGTGGACGTGGCCTCGGTTTCCGAGGCAGGAGCAGGCTTCGATAGAGTAAGCGTCGATAGTGGGAAGGACGCTTCCGCGTCGCGGAAGGGATGCGGCAAAAAGAAGGCCGGTGCTTCCTCGGGCAAGGACTGGTGGTGGAGGCAGGACATCAATGGCGGAGGACCAAACTCCGAGTCCGGAGGCAGCGTGAAGGACTATGTGATGGAATGGATTCGATCAGAGATCAAGAAGGAGAGGCCGAAGAGCGACTGGGTTACGGCCTCGACGGCCACTGCCGTTGAGGAGTGCTTGCCTAAGCCGTCCAACGGTGGGAGATCAGAGCGGAAGAAGAGTCATCGAAGGATGGAGTGGTGGGCCTCATTGGACGAGGAGAAgccgaagaagaaagagaagagccGGCCCGCTAGGGAGTGGTGGCGGGAGGAGTTCTGTGAGGAGCTGATGAAGAAACAGAAGCGGCAGCCAATGGCCAAGTCCAAGAGCAGCCatgaatggtggcagaacgatgatgACTTTGCTTCACCTTCCGAGAAGAGTAATAGGAGGAAGAAGAATAGGAGCTATAGCCGTGGTAGTCGCAGCAGTATAGATTGGTGGATGGATCGAATTAGTGGGGAGATCAGGCCAACCGGAAGGAGAAGTAGCCGGGACTGGGCTAGCGGGGATATCCCAAAGAGTGGAACAGTGAGCAGCACCCCAAGCATGAGGGGCACTGTCTGCTATGTTGCTCCTGAGTACGGTGGTGGGGGGCCGCTTTCAGAGAAGTGCGATGTTTATAGTTTTGGTGTTCTTCTGTTGGTTATAATCTCAGGCAGGCGACCGCTGCAAGTGACAGCCTCGCCCATGTCAGAGTTTGAGCGAGCAAACCTCATCTCGTGGGCTCGACATCTTGCCCATTTGGGAAGGCTTCTGGAGCTTGCTGATCCCTGCCTCCGGTGTGTGGACAAAGAGCAAGCTCTTCTCTGCGTCACGGTTGCACTGCTCTGTCTGCAGAGATCTCCAGCTCGTCGCCCCTCCAGCAAGGAAATATTGGGTATGCTTACTGGTGAATCAGAGCCTCCACACCTCCCGCTTGAATTCTCACCATCACCACCAGGTGGGTTTTCATTCAAATCGCGGAAGAAGGCTCGGTGA